In the Deltaproteobacteria bacterium genome, one interval contains:
- a CDS encoding NapC/NirT family cytochrome c, translated as MVMKIPALPKLSRRAWVLVIAIILVLAAIPALGLVRFTTTHPFFCLSCHQNQEPMARWLPSRVHPASVTCTDCHTTSGGIIPSKFSASDDLMNNNCLRCHATIPRGEQTDLASVRIVKISHKLHAEKKVLCIDCHRNIGHDSFNPRTNRPQMETCYHCHQAHPRTQACDKCHPINLVYSPKEKTP; from the coding sequence ATGGTCATGAAAATTCCGGCATTACCTAAATTATCCAGACGAGCCTGGGTATTGGTCATTGCGATCATTCTGGTTTTAGCTGCCATCCCGGCTTTGGGGTTGGTCCGATTTACCACGACCCATCCGTTTTTCTGTTTGAGCTGCCATCAAAATCAGGAACCTATGGCCAGGTGGCTTCCTTCCCGCGTCCACCCGGCATCGGTAACCTGCACGGATTGCCACACAACGTCGGGAGGGATCATCCCCAGTAAGTTTTCCGCCAGTGATGATCTGATGAACAATAACTGTCTGCGCTGTCACGCCACCATTCCCCGAGGGGAGCAAACTGACCTGGCCAGCGTTCGGATCGTAAAAATCTCCCATAAGCTCCATGCCGAGAAAAAAGTTCTATGTATCGATTGCCATCGCAATATCGGGCACGATTCCTTTAACCCGCGGACCAACCGGCCGCAGATGGAGACTTGTTATCATTGTCACCAAGCCCATCCCCGCACTCAGGCTTGTGATAAATGCCACCCGATCAACCTGGTATATTCCCCAAAAGAAAAAACTCCCTGA